From Salvia splendens isolate huo1 chromosome 3, SspV2, whole genome shotgun sequence, a single genomic window includes:
- the LOC121795604 gene encoding fasciclin-like arabinogalactan protein 17, protein MDSQIYGVLLLLLFLTVASAKPSNSTAQINSNSVLVALLDSRYTELSELVEKALLLHTLEEAVAKHNITIFAPRNEALERDLNPELKRFLLEPGNLKSLQNLLLFHMIPTRIDSNHWPASNPVHHTSLSNDRIPLRANNGDKTVSTAKVIKSDDIIRPDGIIHGIERLMVPKSVQQDFNARRNLRATSAVLPEGAPEVDPRTHRLLKKAPTGAPPALSIFDAMGPGPSLAPAPAPGPGGPQHHFDGESQVKDFIQTLLHYGGYNELADILVNLTSLATEMGRLVSEGYVLTVLAPNDEAMAKLTTERLSEPEQIMYYHLIPEYQTEESMYNSVRRFGEVNYDTLRLPHKVVAEEADGSVKFGQGEGSAYLFDPDIYTDGRISVQGIDGVLFPAEETAPPVAKVVSKPRRGKLLEVTCRMVGAVGQDAHFSSCH, encoded by the exons ATGGATTCTCAGATCTATGgcgtcctcctcctcctcctcttcctcactGTCGCCTCCGCCAAGCCCTCCAACTCTACCGCTCAGATCAATTCCAACTCCGTCCTCGTCGCTCTCCTCGATTCTCGCTACACTGAGCTCTCAGAGCTCGTAGAGAAGGCTCTCCTCCTCCACACTCTCGAAGAAGCCGTCGCTAAACACAACATCACAATTTTCGCGCCCAGAAATGAGGCCCTAGAGCGCGATTTGAACCCTGAGTTGAAGCGATTCCTTCTCGAGCCTGGAAACCTAAAATCCCTCCAAAATCTCCTGCTTTTCCACATGATTCCCACCCGCATTGACTCCAATCACTGGCCCGCCAGCAACCCCGTCCACCACACCAGCCTTTCCAACGACAGGATTCCACTCAGGGCGAATAACGGCGACAAAACCGTGAGCACCGCCAAGGTCATCAAATCCGACGACATCATCCGCCCCGATGGAATCATCCACGGCATCGAGCGGTTAATGGTCCCGAAATCCGTCCAGCAGGACTTCAACGCGCGGCGGAACCTCCGCGCCACCTCCGCCGTGCTCCCGGAGGGCGCGCCGGAGGTCGACCCGAGAACGCATCGCCTCCTGAAGAAGGCGCCAACCGGAGCGCCGCCGGCGCTGTCCATCTTCGACGCCATGGGGCCGGGGCCGTCGCTGGCCCCAGCGCCGGCGCCAGGACCCGGCGGGCCCCAGCACCACTTCGACGGGGAGAGCCAGGTGAAGGACTTCATCCAAACCCTGCTGCATTACGGGGGTTACAACGAATTGGCGGATATTCTGGTGAATCTGACGTCACTGGCGACGGAGATGGGGAGGCTGGTATCGGAGGGCTATGTTTTGACAGTTTTAGCCCCAAACGATGAGGCGATGGCGAAGCTGACAACGGAGCGGCTGAGCGAGCCGGAGCAGATCATGTATTATCATTTGATTCCGGAGTACCAGACGGAAGAGAGTATGTACAATTCGGTGCGGAGATTTGGGGAGGTGAATTACGATACGCTGAGATTGCCGCATAAAGTAGTGGCGGAGGAGGCTGACGGGTCGGTTAAATTCGGGCAGGGTGAAGGATCCGCTTATCTATTCGACCCGGACATTTACACGGACGGTAGGATTTCTGTCCAGGGAATTGACGGAGTTCTGTTTCCGGCGGAGGAAACGGCGCCACCTGTCGCTAAGGTTGTCTCTAAGCCGAGAAGAG GCAAGTTATTGGAAGTGACATGTAGAATGGTCGGAGCTGTTGGGCAGGATGCTCATTTCTCTAGTTGTCATTAA